A part of Chlamydia sp. 04-14 genomic DNA contains:
- a CDS encoding exo-alpha-sialidase: MWKYWVFLFIFSPLSLCFGEYKPYEELWLSSENSISGSSTIVETSGKLLVVWQESNKLVGRYCDQGLWSESREIFPQESGSFSNPVLVRISSQEIWLFYRKQLFGESVSRPYLAFSFNAGKNWSEHRLLPPGLEGTTRNPPYVDRIRNQIYIPSYSIYGMLTDQELVGASWVEIYNFCSQSWEGRFGPILGKTRNQVPIEPAIVSLTSNKLALFCRNASVEENYICMSTSTNRGTSWSKLKNLPWRSYNSSIAVQSGRSGRLFLFANSAPNGEGLTCFPSYNEGLTWNHPKLIDADYSVDPCAYLDKQGYMHIVYTGKDISGNQRIKYYRVEEEALLLNYPAYWITDSLKESVRE; the protein is encoded by the coding sequence ATGTGGAAGTACTGGGTTTTCTTATTTATATTTTCTCCGCTGAGTTTATGTTTCGGAGAGTATAAGCCTTATGAGGAACTGTGGCTATCTTCTGAAAATAGTATTTCTGGTTCCTCTACAATTGTCGAAACTTCTGGAAAACTTCTTGTTGTTTGGCAAGAGAGCAACAAACTCGTAGGAAGGTATTGCGATCAGGGATTATGGTCGGAATCTAGAGAGATTTTCCCTCAGGAATCTGGGAGTTTTTCTAACCCCGTATTGGTGAGAATTAGCTCTCAGGAAATATGGTTGTTCTATAGAAAACAACTTTTTGGAGAGAGCGTGAGTCGTCCTTATCTAGCTTTCTCTTTCAATGCGGGGAAAAATTGGTCCGAACATAGACTCTTACCTCCTGGGTTAGAGGGGACAACAAGAAATCCTCCTTATGTGGATAGAATAAGAAATCAAATATATATTCCCTCGTACAGTATCTATGGGATGCTAACAGATCAGGAGCTTGTAGGAGCTTCTTGGGTAGAAATTTATAATTTCTGTTCTCAATCTTGGGAAGGGCGTTTTGGCCCTATTTTAGGAAAGACAAGAAATCAAGTTCCTATAGAACCTGCTATTGTATCTTTAACATCAAACAAACTGGCGCTTTTTTGTAGAAATGCTTCTGTAGAAGAAAATTATATCTGCATGTCAACATCAACAAATCGTGGAACTTCTTGGTCAAAATTAAAGAACCTTCCTTGGCGAAGTTATAATAGTAGTATTGCTGTTCAATCGGGGAGAAGTGGGAGATTATTTCTTTTTGCTAATAGTGCCCCTAATGGAGAGGGACTAACATGCTTTCCTTCATATAACGAAGGATTAACTTGGAATCATCCTAAGCTTATTGATGCGGATTACAGCGTAGATCCTTGTGCATATTTAGATAAACAAGGGTATATGCATATTGTCTATACTGGTAAGGATATTTCGGGTAATCAGCGTATTAAATACTATAGAGTTGAAGAAGAAGCTCTACTTTTAAATTATCCTGCATATTGGATCACTGACAGTTTAAAGGAGAGCGTAAGAGAGTAG
- the cydB gene encoding cytochrome d ubiquinol oxidase subunit II, translated as MDFSLASLLPIAWYVILVVAVFAYSLGDGFDLGLSAIYFMSRADEERRTLLNSIGPVWDGNEVWLIIIFGGLFAGFPPAYGALLSIFYMPIWTLVLLYIFRGCSLEFRSKAESTKWKAFWDIVFCISGIAISFFLGVLVGNMILGLPIAPTTPYSSLSWVLFFRPYTLLCGALVVSAFAIHGATFVLMKTTGELQQRIIKRFSYVLSAFLVVYLLLIGATLAVIPQTKGYSFQVGSFNGVPTYPILILLLAMTLGSCLATKTCISRKRYGCAFLYSSLNLLLLILSTVTLVFPNILFSTVDPEHSYTIYNTAASTKTLQSLLVIVLVGLPFIIAYGVYIYRVFRGKTDFPSVY; from the coding sequence ATGGATTTTTCTTTAGCTTCACTATTGCCGATAGCTTGGTATGTTATATTAGTAGTTGCAGTGTTTGCCTACTCTTTAGGAGATGGTTTTGATTTAGGTTTAAGTGCAATTTACTTCATGTCTCGCGCTGATGAGGAACGGCGTACGTTACTTAATTCTATAGGGCCTGTTTGGGATGGTAATGAAGTGTGGCTCATTATTATTTTTGGGGGACTTTTTGCAGGATTTCCACCGGCCTATGGCGCATTATTATCGATTTTTTATATGCCAATATGGACATTAGTTTTGCTCTATATCTTCCGAGGATGTTCTTTAGAATTTCGTAGTAAAGCAGAATCCACAAAGTGGAAAGCATTCTGGGATATTGTTTTTTGTATATCAGGAATCGCTATTAGCTTTTTCTTAGGGGTTTTAGTGGGAAATATGATTTTAGGATTGCCTATAGCGCCTACAACCCCATATTCTTCTTTATCTTGGGTGCTATTTTTCCGTCCTTACACATTACTCTGCGGTGCTCTTGTTGTTAGTGCTTTCGCAATTCATGGAGCTACTTTTGTTTTAATGAAGACTACTGGAGAGTTGCAACAGCGGATCATTAAGCGTTTCTCTTATGTTTTATCCGCATTTTTAGTTGTTTATCTTCTCTTGATCGGTGCTACTCTTGCTGTGATACCGCAGACAAAGGGATACTCTTTTCAGGTAGGAAGTTTTAATGGAGTTCCTACATACCCTATATTGATATTGTTGCTCGCTATGACTTTAGGAAGTTGTCTAGCAACTAAGACTTGCATATCTAGGAAACGCTACGGCTGTGCCTTTCTCTATTCTTCGTTGAATTTACTTCTATTAATACTATCGACGGTAACTTTAGTTTTTCCAAATATTCTATTTTCTACTGTAGATCCTGAGCATAGCTATACTATTTACAATACAGCAGCAAGTACAAAAACATTACAGAGTCTTTTGGTCATCGTACTTGTAGGTTTGCCGTTCATTATAGCCTATGGAGTGTATATCTATCGTGTTTTCAGAGGTAAAACCGATTTCCCTTCTGTGTATTAG